The Pseudomonas leptonychotis genomic sequence GGGCTTACGCCCTTCAACCCATCCTAGGTTCCGTTAGCCCAGCACCGAGATATCGGCGACACCGAGGAACAGCCCGCGCAGCTTGGCCAGCAACGCGTAGCGGTTAGCCCGCACGGCCGGGTCTTCGGCGTTGACCATCACACCTTCGAAGAAGGCGTCCACCGGCTCGCGCAGGTTGGCCAGCTGGCTCAGCGCCAGGTTGTACTGACGGCCAGCGGCCAGCGGCTGTACCGCATGCTCGGCCTGCTGGATGGCGGCGTTGAGGGCGAACTCGCAAGGATTGTCGAAATAGTGAGCTTCGACGCTTACCGCGATCTGGCCTTCGGCCTTGCTCAGCAGGTTGGATACGCGCTTGTTCGCTGCAGCCAGAGCGCTTGCCTGCGGCAATGCACGGAAGGCTTGCACGGCCTGCACGCGTTGATCGAAGTCCAACGGCGAGGTCGGGCTGACCGCACGCACGGCTTGGTACACGGCCACTTCGACGCCTTCGTCTTCATAACGCGCGCGCAGGCGGTCGAAGATAAAGTCCTGCACCTGAGGGGCCAGGCCATCGGCCTTGATCTTGTCGCCGAACTGGCTGATGGCGAACGTGACTGCTTCGGCCAGATCCAGATCCAGCTGCTTCTCGATCAGAATCCGCAACACACCCAGCGCAGCGCGACGCAGGGCGTAGGGGTCCTTACTGCCGGTGGGCAGCATGCCGATGCCGAAGATGCCGACCAGGGTATCCAGCTTGTCAGCCAGGGCCACGGCGGCACCGGTAAGGGTGCTCGGCAATTCGGCGCCAGCACCACGCGGCATGTATTGCTCGTTCAGCGCCAGGGCCACGTCTTCGGCTTCGCCGTCATGCTTGGCGTAGTAGTAACCGGCGATGCCCTGCATTTCCGGGAACTCGCCAACCATCTCGCTGGCCAGGTCACATTTGCACAGCAGGCCGGCGCGCGCGGCGTTAGTCGCATTGCCAGCGGTGCGCTCGGCGATAAAACCGGCCAGCGCGGACACCCGCTGGGCTTTGTCATAGACCGAACCGAGCTGGGCCTGGAACACCACATTGGCCAGGCGCTCGTTGAAGCTTTCCAGCTTCTGCTTCTTATCTTGCTTGAAGAAGAACTCGGCATCGGTCAGGCGTGGACGCACGACCTTTTCGTTGCCGGAAATGATCTGTATCGGGTCTTTGCTTTCGATGTTGGCCACGGTGATAAAGCGTGGCAGCAGCTTGCCGTTGGCATCCAGCAGGCAGAAGTATTTCTGGTTGTCCTGCATGGTGATGATCAGCGCTTCTTGCGGCACCTCGAGGAAGCGTTCCTCGAAGGAGCACACCAGCGGCACCGGCCACTCGACCAAAGCACTGACTTCATCGAGCAAGGCGGGCGGCACAATGGCGGTGCCCTGCTGTTCGGCGGCAAGCTGGTCGATACGTGCGGCAATTTGCGCACGACGTTCGGCGAAATCGGCGATCACGTAGGCGGCGCGCAGGTCCTCGGCGTAGTTGGCCGGCGCGCTGATGCGCACCTCGTGATTAGCGTGGAAGCGATGGCCACGGGACACCCGGCCGGACTGCTGGGCGAGGATTTCGCAGTCGATCACCTCATCACCAAACAGCATCACCAGCCACTGGCTTGGGCGGACGAACTCGGTTTTGCGCGCGCCCCAGCGCATGCGCTTAGGGATAGGCAATTCGTTCAGCGAGGTTTCGACGATAGCTGACAGCAAGCCAGCAGCGGCTTGGCCCGGAATGCTCTGGCTGAATTTCAGCTTAGGGCCGCTCTGGTCGATGGCGCTCAGTTCAACGCCACACTTCTTGGCGAAGCCGAGGGCGGCCTGAGTCGGATTACCGTCTTTGTCGAACGCCGCCTGTACGGGTGGGCCGTCGAGGTTCTGGGTGCGATCGGCTTGTTGTTCTTCAAGCTGTTCGATCAACACGGCCAGACGACGCGGCGCGGCGTAATAGCGGCTGGCGCTGTAGGACAGGCCGGCGGCTTTCAAGCCTTTTTCGATACCAGCCAGGAAGGCCTCACCGAGGGTTTTCAGGGCTTTCGGCGGCAGCTCTTCGGTGCCCAGTTCTACCAGGAAATCACGCGCACTCATTCTGCTGCCTCCAGCTTGGCTAACACTTCATCACGCAGGTCGGGGGTGGCGAGCGGGAAGCCCAGTTTGCGCCGCGCTTGCAGGTAGCTCTGCGCCACCGCACGGGCCAGGGCGCGCACGCGCAGGATGTATTGTTGACGCGCGGTCACCGAGATCGCCCGGCGTGCATCCAGCAGGTTGAAGGTGTGCGAGGCCTTGAGCACCATCTCGTAGGTCGGCAGCGGCAGCTCCAGCTCGATCAGGCGGTTGGCTTCTGACTCATAGAAGTCGAACAGCTCAAACAGCTTCTCGACGTTGGCGTGTTCAAAGTTGTAGGTGGATTGCTCCACTTCGTTTTGATGGAACACGTCGCCGTAGGTCACTTTGCCGAACTGGCCGTCGGTCCACACCAGGTCGTAGACCGAGTCCACACCCTGGATGTACATGGCCAAGCGTTCCAGGCCGTAGGTGATCTCGCCGGTCACCGGGTAGCACTCGATGCCGCCCACTTGCTGGAAGTAGGTGAACTGGGTGACTTCCATGCCGTTCAGCCAGATTTCCCAGCCCAGACCCCAGGCGCCGAGGGTCGGCGATTCCCAGTTGTCTTCAACAAAACGGATGTCGTGTACCAGTGGGTCGATGCCGATGGCTTTCAGCGAGCCGAGGTACAGCTCCTGGAAGTTTTCCGGATTCGGCTTCAACACCACCTGAAATTGGTAGTAGTGCTGCAGGCGATTGGGGTTCTCACCGTAGCGGCCGTCGGCAGGACGACGGGAAGGCTGCACATAGGCGGCGTTCCAGGTCTCAGGACCGATGGCACGTAGGAACGTGGCGGTGTGGAAGGTGCCTGCGCCCATTTCCATATCGTAGGGTTGCAACACCACGCAGCCCTGCTCAGCCCAGTACTGTTGCAGGGCGAGGATCAAGTCTTGGAAGGTGCGCACGGCAGGCGTAGTCTGGCTCACAAATTTCACCCGTACTTTGGCGGCTTCAGAAAGTCCGCGAGTATACCGAAGCTCAGGAAAACCCGCATGCCACGCTGCTTCTGGTGCACCGATGATCCGTTGTATATCGCCTATCACGATCAGGAATGGGGCGTGCCGCAGCGCGATCCGCAGGTGTTGTTCGAGCTGCTGTTGCTGGAGGGTTTCCAGGCCGGGCTGTCGTGGATCACCGTGCTAAAGAAGCGTGAGCGCTACCGCGAAGTGCTGTTTGGCTTCGATGTGCAGCGTCTGGCGGGGCTTACGGATGAGTACATCGAAAACACGCTGATGCAGGATGCCGGGATTATCCGTAATCGCCTTAAGCTTCAGGCCGTGCGCAAGAACGCCCAAGCCTGGCTCAAGTTGGAAGACCCGTCGGCACTGCTTTGGTCGTTTGTCGGTGGCGCGCCTAAGGTCAATCATTTCAGCGAGCGTAGTCAGGTACCGGCGATCACCACCGAAGCCGTGGCCATGAGCAAGGCGCTGAAGAAGGCTGGCTTCACCTTTGTCGGGCCGACCATCTGTTATGCCTATATGCAGGCCGCCGGGATGGTCATGGATCACACCACCGACTGCGACCGCTACGCACACCTGAGCACCCGCTAGCTCTGGTGGTTACAATAAGCGCCTTTTGATCGGCTGGAGTTGCCTGTGGAAAAGCTCAAAGGTGCCCTGGTGGTGGGCTTTCTGCGTTTATTTGCCTTGCTGCCATGGCGCGCTGTGCAGGCCGTTGGGGCGGCGATTGGCTGGTTGATGTGGAAACTGCCCAACAGCTCACGTGAGGTGGCGGGCATCAACCTGCGCAAATGCTTTCCCGAATTGGATGACGCCGCGCATCAGCGCCTGTTGCGCGATTCATTGATGGATATCGGCAGAACCCTGACCGAAAGCGCCTGCGCCTGGATCTGGCCGGCGCAAAAATCCATCGGCTTGGTGCGCGAAGTCGAAGGCCTGGACGTGCTCAAGGACGCCCTGGCCAGCGGCAAGGGCGTGGTCGGCATCACCAGCCATCTGGGCAACTGGGAAGTGCTTAATCACTTCTATTGCGCGCAGTGCAAACCGATTATTTTCTTCCGACCGCCGAAGTTGAAAGCCGTCGACGACCTGCTGCGCCAACAGCGTGTGCAGCTGGGTAATCGTGTTGCACCATCGACCAAAGAGGGCATCCTCAGTGTGATCAAAGAGGTGCGTCGCGGTGGTGCGGTGGGGATTCCCGCCGATCCTGAGCCGAGCCTGTCTTCTGGCGTATTTGTACCCTTCCTCGGCACTGAGGCGCTGACCAGCAAGTTTGTGGCCGGCATGTTGAGTGGCGGCAAAGCCTGCGGGGTGTTCCTGCATGCGCTGCGCCTGCCGGATGGTTCGGGCTTCAAGGTGATCCTGGAAGCGGCGCCGGAAGAGATGTACAGCAGCGACACGGCCACCGCTGTGGCCGCGATGAGTTCGGTGATTGAGCGTTATGTGCGGGCTTATCCCAGCCAATATATGTGGAGCATGAAGCGCTTCAAAAAGCGCCCGCCAGGCGAAGCTAAATGGTACTGAGCGTTAAGGATAAGCACGTGTGTTGCAGGGTAAGCGTGCTCTCGACTAGGCTGCTAACACTTCCCACGACGGATGCCGTATGAGTAACAGTCGAAAGAGTCTCCGCACCCCGCTCAAGGTTCGCCTGCGCATTGATCATCCGGTGCACGGCGAAATGTTGGTTACCACCCGGGATATCTCCGAATGCGGTGTGTATGTGTTGATCGATCAAGCGCAGAACATGCTGGCTATGGGCGAGCGGGTGCAGGGTCAGGTGCAAGGTTTGCCGATGGAGGCGCCGATTCTCTCGCTTGAGGTGGTGCGTGTTGAAGCCTTAGGTGTTGGCCTGCGTTTTGTGCAGGCCGAGTAGCCGCCGCAGGCTATTGAGCGCGTTTATCCAGACGTTTTAGAAACACCGTAATTTCCTTGCCTGCCTGTTTGTCACCCTTCTCGTCTGCGACCCGCAAGCCCTGTGTCCAGGCCGCTCGCGCCTGATCAATCAGCCCCTGCTTGTTCAGCGCTTGGCCGAGTAGCTTCCAGGCGGCTGAATATTGCGGATCGAACTGTACGCAGTGTTGCAGGTGTTCGGCGGCACGCGCCAGCTCTCCCGCATCCAGATAGCCCTTGCCCAGGCCGAAGCGTAGCAGCGCGTTGTCCATGCCTTTGGTCAGCATTTTTTCCAGGGCTTCAGTGCTCATTAGCGATTCCTAGAAGAAAGTCAGGCCGACTTGGAACAGCCGCTCGGCATCGCGGATGTACTTCTTGTCGACCAAGAACAGGATCACATGATCGCCGGACTCAATGACCGTTGCGTCATGCGCAATCAGGACTTCTTCATTACGAATGATCGCGCCAATGGTGGTGCCAGGGGGCAGCGCGATATCCTGAATGGCGCGGCCCACGACCTTGCTCGACTTGGAGTCGCCGTGGGCAATCGCCTCGATGGCCTCTGCCGCGCCACGTCGCAAGCTGTGCACGCTTTCAATATCGCCACGGCGTACGTGGGTCAGCAGGGTGCCGATGGTCGCCATCTGCGGGCTGATGGCGATATCGATTTCGCCGCCCTGCACCAGGTCGACGTAGGCCGGGTTGTTGATGATGGTCATCACCTTGCGTGCGCCGAGGCGCTTGGCCAGCAAGGACGACATGATGTTGGCTTCGTCGTCGTTGGTCAGGGCCAGGAAGATGTCAGCGTCGCTGATGTTCTCTTCCACCAACAGGTCGCGGTCCGAGGCGCTGCCCTGCAACACGATGGTGCTGTCGAGAGTTTCTGAGAGGTAGCGGCAGCGCGCCGGGTTCATCTCGATGATCTTCACCTGATAGCGACTTTCGATCGCTTCGGCCAGGCGCTCGCCGATGTGTCCGCCGCCTGCAATAACGACCTTTTTGTAGCTGTCTTCCATGCGGCGCATTTCGCTCATCACTGCGCGGATATGCGCTTTGGCGGCAATGAAGAATACCTCGTCGTCGGCTTCGATCACCGTGTCGCCTTG encodes the following:
- the glyS gene encoding glycine--tRNA ligase subunit beta, which gives rise to MSARDFLVELGTEELPPKALKTLGEAFLAGIEKGLKAAGLSYSASRYYAAPRRLAVLIEQLEEQQADRTQNLDGPPVQAAFDKDGNPTQAALGFAKKCGVELSAIDQSGPKLKFSQSIPGQAAAGLLSAIVETSLNELPIPKRMRWGARKTEFVRPSQWLVMLFGDEVIDCEILAQQSGRVSRGHRFHANHEVRISAPANYAEDLRAAYVIADFAERRAQIAARIDQLAAEQQGTAIVPPALLDEVSALVEWPVPLVCSFEERFLEVPQEALIITMQDNQKYFCLLDANGKLLPRFITVANIESKDPIQIISGNEKVVRPRLTDAEFFFKQDKKQKLESFNERLANVVFQAQLGSVYDKAQRVSALAGFIAERTAGNATNAARAGLLCKCDLASEMVGEFPEMQGIAGYYYAKHDGEAEDVALALNEQYMPRGAGAELPSTLTGAAVALADKLDTLVGIFGIGMLPTGSKDPYALRRAALGVLRILIEKQLDLDLAEAVTFAISQFGDKIKADGLAPQVQDFIFDRLRARYEDEGVEVAVYQAVRAVSPTSPLDFDQRVQAVQAFRALPQASALAAANKRVSNLLSKAEGQIAVSVEAHYFDNPCEFALNAAIQQAEHAVQPLAAGRQYNLALSQLANLREPVDAFFEGVMVNAEDPAVRANRYALLAKLRGLFLGVADISVLG
- the glyQ gene encoding glycine--tRNA ligase subunit alpha; this encodes MSQTTPAVRTFQDLILALQQYWAEQGCVVLQPYDMEMGAGTFHTATFLRAIGPETWNAAYVQPSRRPADGRYGENPNRLQHYYQFQVVLKPNPENFQELYLGSLKAIGIDPLVHDIRFVEDNWESPTLGAWGLGWEIWLNGMEVTQFTYFQQVGGIECYPVTGEITYGLERLAMYIQGVDSVYDLVWTDGQFGKVTYGDVFHQNEVEQSTYNFEHANVEKLFELFDFYESEANRLIELELPLPTYEMVLKASHTFNLLDARRAISVTARQQYILRVRALARAVAQSYLQARRKLGFPLATPDLRDEVLAKLEAAE
- a CDS encoding DNA-3-methyladenine glycosylase I; amino-acid sequence: MPRCFWCTDDPLYIAYHDQEWGVPQRDPQVLFELLLLEGFQAGLSWITVLKKRERYREVLFGFDVQRLAGLTDEYIENTLMQDAGIIRNRLKLQAVRKNAQAWLKLEDPSALLWSFVGGAPKVNHFSERSQVPAITTEAVAMSKALKKAGFTFVGPTICYAYMQAAGMVMDHTTDCDRYAHLSTR
- a CDS encoding lysophospholipid acyltransferase yields the protein MEKLKGALVVGFLRLFALLPWRAVQAVGAAIGWLMWKLPNSSREVAGINLRKCFPELDDAAHQRLLRDSLMDIGRTLTESACAWIWPAQKSIGLVREVEGLDVLKDALASGKGVVGITSHLGNWEVLNHFYCAQCKPIIFFRPPKLKAVDDLLRQQRVQLGNRVAPSTKEGILSVIKEVRRGGAVGIPADPEPSLSSGVFVPFLGTEALTSKFVAGMLSGGKACGVFLHALRLPDGSGFKVILEAAPEEMYSSDTATAVAAMSSVIERYVRAYPSQYMWSMKRFKKRPPGEAKWY
- a CDS encoding PilZ domain-containing protein, whose amino-acid sequence is MSNSRKSLRTPLKVRLRIDHPVHGEMLVTTRDISECGVYVLIDQAQNMLAMGERVQGQVQGLPMEAPILSLEVVRVEALGVGLRFVQAE
- a CDS encoding tetratricopeptide repeat protein; protein product: MSTEALEKMLTKGMDNALLRFGLGKGYLDAGELARAAEHLQHCVQFDPQYSAAWKLLGQALNKQGLIDQARAAWTQGLRVADEKGDKQAGKEITVFLKRLDKRAQ
- the trkA gene encoding Trk system potassium transporter TrkA — translated: MKIIILGAGQVGGTLAEHLASEANDITVVDTDGERLRALSDRLDIRTVQGRGSFPTVLRQAGADDADMLVAVTNSDEINMIACQVAYTLFHTPTKIARVREAAYLTRSGLFSNESIPVDVLISPEQVVTNYIKRLIEYPGALQVIDFAGGKAQLVAVKAYYGGPLVGQQLRQLREHMPNVDTRVAAIFRRNRAIMPQGDTVIEADDEVFFIAAKAHIRAVMSEMRRMEDSYKKVVIAGGGHIGERLAEAIESRYQVKIIEMNPARCRYLSETLDSTIVLQGSASDRDLLVEENISDADIFLALTNDDEANIMSSLLAKRLGARKVMTIINNPAYVDLVQGGEIDIAISPQMATIGTLLTHVRRGDIESVHSLRRGAAEAIEAIAHGDSKSSKVVGRAIQDIALPPGTTIGAIIRNEEVLIAHDATVIESGDHVILFLVDKKYIRDAERLFQVGLTFF